In a single window of the Streptomyces sp. NBC_01471 genome:
- a CDS encoding TetR/AcrR family transcriptional regulator: protein MSVQERKQRERAERERLIVATARELAEQQGWDAVTTRRLAERIEYSQPVLYSHFRGKREIIGAVALEGATEMAVAVRAATAGANSPRERVAALARAYLGFAARNPAVYDALFQLDGGLAFADEGTPEPLKDAFAALLESLGEVAGGGVDPGLFTEVFWAALHGLATLTRAGRLPPEYVEPRVELLVDRLTGV from the coding sequence ATGTCGGTACAGGAACGCAAGCAGCGCGAGCGGGCGGAGCGCGAGCGCCTCATCGTGGCGACAGCCCGCGAACTCGCTGAGCAGCAGGGCTGGGACGCGGTCACCACCCGCCGGCTCGCCGAGCGCATCGAGTACAGCCAGCCCGTCCTCTACAGCCACTTCCGCGGCAAGCGGGAGATCATCGGCGCCGTCGCCCTGGAAGGGGCCACCGAGATGGCCGTGGCGGTGCGGGCCGCGACCGCCGGCGCGAACAGCCCGCGCGAGCGGGTCGCGGCCCTCGCCCGTGCCTACCTCGGCTTCGCCGCACGCAACCCGGCGGTCTACGACGCCTTGTTCCAGCTCGACGGCGGCCTGGCCTTCGCGGACGAGGGCACCCCCGAACCTCTCAAGGACGCCTTCGCCGCGCTGCTGGAGAGCCTGGGTGAGGTCGCCGGGGGCGGAGTCGACCCCGGGCTGTTCACCGAGGTGTTCTGGGCGGCCCTGCACGGGCTGGCGACCCTGACCCGGGCGGGACGGCTGCCGCCGGAGTACGTCGAGCCGAGGGTGGAGCTGCTGGTGGACCGGCTCACCGGGGTCTGA
- a CDS encoding DUF1772 domain-containing protein — MLNALEVITTVVVGVMVGVEFSVAFVMNPIFNALPEDSGQLGRAHGGRMLGAVMPVWYITSLILVAVWAVAGWHHHGTGPVVTAGALLILTVIMSILLLVPINNRGKTWTPDNRPADWKQQMNRWDRLHYVRVAILIAAFALLVAALA; from the coding sequence ATGCTCAACGCACTTGAGGTCATCACCACCGTGGTCGTCGGCGTGATGGTCGGGGTGGAGTTCTCCGTCGCCTTCGTCATGAACCCGATCTTCAACGCGCTCCCCGAGGACAGCGGCCAACTCGGCCGCGCCCACGGGGGCCGGATGCTCGGCGCCGTGATGCCGGTCTGGTACATCACCTCGCTCATCCTCGTCGCGGTCTGGGCCGTCGCCGGATGGCACCACCACGGCACCGGCCCCGTCGTCACGGCCGGCGCGCTGCTGATCCTCACCGTGATCATGTCGATCCTGCTCCTCGTCCCGATCAACAACCGGGGCAAGACATGGACCCCCGACAACCGGCCCGCCGACTGGAAGCAGCAGATGAACCGCTGGGACCGCCTCCACTACGTCCGCGTCGCCATCCTCATCGCCGCCTTCGCCCTGCTCGTCGCCGCCCTCGCCTGA
- a CDS encoding XRE family transcriptional regulator, with protein sequence MPTLSERLDTLFTTVRKKGREYTYEEVARGCSELTGGTFSKTYAWQLRTGQRDNPTKRHLEALAAFFRVPVAYFFDDDTTERVDSQLAVATAMRNADVRDIALRAMSLDDAGRKSLARIIHEVSILHASRPADDPRHHEPPDDEE encoded by the coding sequence ATGCCGACATTGTCCGAAAGACTCGACACACTCTTCACGACGGTACGCAAGAAGGGTCGGGAGTACACGTACGAAGAAGTGGCGCGCGGCTGCAGCGAGTTGACGGGCGGCACCTTCTCCAAGACGTACGCCTGGCAGCTGCGCACCGGACAGCGGGACAACCCGACGAAGCGTCACTTGGAGGCTCTTGCCGCCTTCTTCCGGGTCCCGGTCGCCTACTTCTTCGACGACGACACCACCGAACGCGTCGACTCCCAGCTGGCGGTGGCCACCGCCATGCGTAACGCGGACGTTCGCGACATCGCCCTGCGCGCGATGAGTCTGGATGACGCAGGCCGCAAATCCCTGGCCCGCATCATCCACGAGGTCAGCATCCTGCACGCCTCACGGCCCGCCGACGATCCCCGGCACCACGAGCCGCCCGACGACGAGGAGTAG
- a CDS encoding toxin: MFHPWRSRDGDGGIPNQRRTIGALRRGCRRRLESLALPGSYDLRLLCEHLGRARGRTIHLVPMHMDATGPCGIVLSLPGADYVVYEVQTSRHHQEHIIAHELAHLICGHRTADPAHATASGDAATLLFPDLDPGLVRDLLYREHYSDVQEQEAEVMAFLIGTRLRATDASAGRAPAPDSTLGRIQNSLDWRRRDET; the protein is encoded by the coding sequence GTGTTCCACCCTTGGCGAAGCCGCGACGGGGACGGCGGCATACCGAACCAGCGACGCACCATCGGAGCCCTGCGCCGCGGCTGCCGGCGGCGCCTGGAGAGCCTGGCGCTGCCGGGCTCGTACGACCTGCGACTGCTCTGCGAGCACCTGGGCAGGGCACGCGGCAGGACCATCCACCTCGTGCCGATGCACATGGACGCGACGGGCCCGTGCGGCATCGTGCTTTCCCTGCCGGGCGCGGACTACGTCGTGTACGAAGTGCAGACGAGTCGCCACCACCAAGAGCACATCATCGCCCACGAACTGGCCCACCTGATCTGCGGACACCGCACCGCGGACCCGGCACACGCCACCGCGTCCGGCGATGCCGCGACCCTGCTCTTCCCCGATCTCGACCCCGGTCTCGTACGGGACCTGCTGTACCGGGAGCACTACTCGGACGTGCAGGAGCAAGAGGCCGAGGTCATGGCCTTCCTGATCGGCACTCGGCTGCGGGCCACAGACGCCTCCGCAGGGCGGGCCCCCGCCCCTGACAGCACCCTGGGCCGCATACAGAATTCGCTCGACTGGCGACGACGGGACGAGACATGA
- a CDS encoding MAB_1171c family putative transporter, giving the protein MTNPWYLVGSLACWVAFACTLMPLLRGYRRDPAVIALCAAFGSQAMYLLLSVPKRWTGTLFGTVTWYNVSVQMWMIATLACQQVLLVHWTHPVARARAVALRRMLVLAGVPTVMAVLFLCATLQGSPHNSFIDLPGYRPADQPFFVAYQVVYLATLATGKALVGRACWAFARQSELYVRQNGLYGQQHEGIWLRRGLRTAAAGAAVELLYPLGRFADVFLASYGWDSAQWAVVSRSALTVGMVLNILGWTAPLWGARVSAALAWCRAYRDYRRLRPLWCALHRAYPRILLQPPFAHDIAAVRDLRFYLHRRVIEIRDGYLALEGTAKTAEGLRDGRHVEREAAWIATALAAGRAGKTASSEEAETRSSRTDTRPAGVPDGTNPTPDAGFQDFSADVAWLAEVSRAYARAHG; this is encoded by the coding sequence ATGACCAACCCCTGGTACCTCGTCGGCTCGTTGGCCTGCTGGGTCGCCTTCGCGTGCACGCTGATGCCGCTGCTGCGCGGCTACCGCCGCGACCCGGCGGTCATCGCCCTGTGCGCCGCCTTCGGGAGCCAGGCGATGTATCTGCTGCTCTCGGTGCCCAAGCGCTGGACGGGCACCCTCTTCGGCACGGTCACCTGGTACAACGTCTCGGTCCAGATGTGGATGATTGCCACACTGGCCTGTCAGCAGGTGCTGCTCGTCCATTGGACGCACCCGGTCGCCCGGGCCCGGGCGGTGGCCCTGCGCCGCATGCTCGTCCTGGCCGGTGTGCCGACGGTGATGGCCGTTCTGTTTCTCTGCGCCACCCTCCAGGGCTCCCCGCACAACTCGTTCATCGACCTGCCCGGGTACCGCCCGGCCGACCAGCCGTTCTTCGTCGCGTACCAGGTCGTCTATCTCGCCACGCTGGCCACCGGGAAAGCTCTGGTGGGACGCGCCTGCTGGGCCTTCGCCCGGCAGAGCGAGCTGTACGTACGCCAGAACGGGCTGTACGGACAGCAGCACGAGGGCATCTGGTTGCGGCGCGGCCTGCGGACCGCGGCCGCCGGCGCCGCCGTCGAGCTCCTCTATCCGCTGGGCCGTTTCGCGGATGTCTTCCTTGCCTCGTACGGCTGGGACTCCGCGCAGTGGGCGGTGGTCTCCCGGAGCGCCCTGACGGTGGGCATGGTCCTCAACATCCTCGGCTGGACGGCCCCCTTGTGGGGCGCGCGCGTCTCGGCCGCCCTCGCCTGGTGTCGCGCTTATCGCGACTACCGCAGACTGCGGCCCCTGTGGTGCGCGCTGCACCGCGCTTACCCGCGCATCCTGCTTCAGCCTCCTTTCGCCCACGACATCGCCGCCGTGCGCGATCTGCGCTTCTACCTGCACCGCAGGGTGATCGAGATCAGGGACGGCTATCTGGCGCTGGAGGGCACCGCCAAAACGGCAGAAGGTCTCCGCGACGGGCGGCACGTGGAACGGGAGGCCGCCTGGATCGCGACGGCCCTGGCGGCCGGTCGCGCCGGGAAGACCGCTTCCTCCGAGGAAGCAGAGACCCGGTCCTCGCGGACCGACACGCGGCCCGCCGGCGTACCCGATGGAACGAACCCGACACCGGACGCGGGCTTCCAGGACTTCTCCGCTGACGTGGCATGGCTGGCGGAGGTCTCGCGCGCGTACGCCCGAGCCCACGGCTGA
- a CDS encoding SMP-30/gluconolactonase/LRE family protein, with translation MPTPQVALAARASFAECPAWDAVDGTLLWVDMNACAVHRFDPARGPVATWTFDQPVAAARPRAGGGLVLSLRDGIAVTEADDTSLRWLVDWSDRGIRGNDTGIDAAGRLWAGTIAGESAPGWLSRVSPDGTLDVAADGVRLSNGIGWSPDGTRMYFVDTLTRRIDVFDYDTGSGRATGRRVFVEVTDTAGAPDGLCVDAEGAVWVALFRGGAVRRYTPGGHLDQEISFPVSLTSSCAFGGPGLTDLYVTSARRDLGDVEPLAGNLFVVPGAGQGVPSVPFAG, from the coding sequence ATGCCCACCCCTCAGGTCGCGCTGGCCGCGCGGGCGTCGTTCGCCGAGTGTCCCGCGTGGGACGCCGTGGACGGCACTCTGCTCTGGGTCGACATGAACGCCTGTGCGGTCCACCGCTTCGATCCCGCCCGGGGCCCCGTCGCGACGTGGACGTTCGACCAGCCTGTGGCCGCTGCGCGGCCCCGCGCGGGGGGCGGCCTCGTACTCAGCCTGCGCGACGGGATCGCCGTCACCGAGGCGGACGACACCTCCCTGCGGTGGCTGGTGGACTGGTCGGACCGCGGCATACGAGGGAACGACACCGGGATCGACGCGGCGGGACGGCTGTGGGCCGGCACCATCGCCGGCGAGTCCGCCCCGGGGTGGCTGTCCCGGGTCTCCCCGGACGGGACGCTGGACGTGGCGGCCGACGGCGTACGGCTGAGCAACGGCATTGGTTGGAGCCCGGACGGCACCCGGATGTACTTCGTGGACACGCTCACCCGTCGCATCGATGTCTTCGACTACGACACCGGGTCCGGGCGGGCCACGGGGCGGCGCGTGTTCGTCGAGGTCACTGATACGGCGGGGGCGCCGGACGGCCTGTGCGTGGACGCCGAAGGCGCGGTGTGGGTGGCCCTGTTCCGGGGCGGCGCGGTCCGTCGGTACACCCCCGGCGGACACCTCGACCAGGAGATCTCCTTCCCGGTGTCGCTCACCTCGTCCTGCGCGTTCGGCGGGCCCGGCCTGACCGATCTGTACGTCACCTCTGCGCGGCGCGACCTGGGCGACGTCGAGCCCCTCGCCGGAAATCTGTTCGTGGTCCCCGGCGCGGGCCAGGGCGTGCCGTCCGTGCCCTTCGCCGGCTGA
- a CDS encoding DUF1611 domain-containing protein yields MPMLSEEFSRLPLRAVLFADGVLAHPEGKTAQGVLRHSTVLETVAVVDRFHGARTTASAVPGTDVPVVSSIDRALAYAPDVFVVAMTESDHGDTAGGAFRHVPLPPGDLPAFWWDQLRAAAGAGLHIVSCLHLQLSGTGLRELMADGRRIVDIRRPYPHLPKYSGRSDRTRASVVHVAGSDCVVGKRTAALELQRAAQARGVNTGYVGTGQTCQLVGCTTGAIIDRAPVFQAAGLVEHLVQAADPRHDLLITKGQASVLHPAFGGLATSILQGSRPDAVVFVHDPSRRTRYHWEHLPVAAPEREIPLVEELGGAPVIAVVTRGRENVRALGGLGLPVVDVLDGGADIVIDAVDAALAGRSGFTRPADRTAPPHSGPRL; encoded by the coding sequence ATGCCCATGCTGTCGGAAGAATTCTCACGATTGCCCCTGCGGGCCGTGCTGTTCGCGGATGGCGTCCTCGCCCACCCCGAGGGCAAGACCGCGCAAGGGGTGCTGCGGCACAGCACGGTGCTGGAAACCGTCGCCGTGGTCGACCGCTTCCACGGGGCGCGGACCACGGCAAGTGCCGTGCCCGGAACGGACGTTCCGGTCGTGTCGAGCATCGACCGGGCGCTGGCCTACGCCCCGGACGTGTTCGTTGTCGCGATGACCGAGTCCGACCACGGAGACACGGCGGGCGGTGCTTTCCGACACGTACCGCTGCCACCCGGTGATCTGCCCGCCTTCTGGTGGGACCAGCTGCGCGCGGCGGCCGGGGCCGGTCTGCACATCGTGTCCTGCCTGCATCTCCAGCTCTCCGGCACAGGTCTGCGGGAGCTGATGGCGGACGGCCGTCGGATCGTCGACATCCGGCGCCCCTACCCTCATCTGCCCAAATACTCCGGCCGGTCTGACAGGACCCGGGCGTCCGTGGTGCACGTCGCGGGCAGCGACTGCGTCGTGGGCAAGCGCACGGCCGCCCTCGAACTCCAACGCGCGGCACAGGCCCGTGGTGTGAACACCGGTTATGTGGGCACCGGCCAGACCTGCCAGCTCGTCGGCTGCACGACGGGTGCGATCATCGATCGCGCCCCGGTGTTCCAGGCGGCCGGTCTGGTCGAGCACCTGGTTCAGGCCGCCGACCCGCGCCACGACCTGCTCATCACCAAGGGGCAGGCGTCCGTCCTCCATCCCGCCTTCGGAGGCCTGGCCACGTCGATACTCCAGGGCTCCCGGCCCGACGCCGTCGTCTTCGTACACGACCCGTCCCGCCGCACGCGCTATCACTGGGAACACCTCCCGGTGGCGGCCCCGGAGCGAGAGATCCCGCTGGTGGAGGAGCTTGGCGGGGCCCCCGTGATAGCCGTCGTAACGCGGGGCCGGGAGAACGTACGAGCTCTGGGCGGCCTCGGCCTCCCGGTCGTCGACGTCCTGGACGGCGGTGCCGACATCGTGATCGATGCTGTCGATGCCGCGCTGGCCGGGCGGTCCGGGTTCACGCGGCCGGCGGACCGGACAGCGCCGCCGCACTCCGGTCCGCGCCTCTGA
- a CDS encoding antibiotic biosynthesis monooxygenase family protein, with the protein MARGRTEDDHVAEPGPDDADGRAVQGEDRTHRPGQHLLRSEGEDRSVPALLRRQAEFIRAQPGFVSPQMHKGTADSQLLMNVAVWESTEAFTTAFGSPEFQRMVAEIADDIVSYPHIFEQVDV; encoded by the coding sequence ATGGCGAGAGGACGTACCGAAGATGACCACGTCGCGGAGCCTGGACCCGATGACGCCGATGGTCGCGCAGTTCAAGGAGAGGACCGGACCCATCGTCCTGGCCAACACCTTCTTCGTTCCGAAGGAGAGGACCGAAGCGTTCCTGCCCTCCTCCGGAGGCAGGCGGAGTTCATCAGGGCCCAGCCGGGATTCGTCTCCCCGCAGATGCACAAGGGAACGGCGGACAGCCAGCTTCTGATGAACGTCGCGGTCTGGGAGTCGACCGAGGCGTTCACCACGGCGTTCGGCAGCCCGGAATTCCAGCGCATGGTTGCCGAGATCGCCGACGACATCGTGTCGTACCCGCACATCTTCGAGCAGGTCGACGTATGA
- a CDS encoding aminoglycoside phosphotransferase family protein — MTSEEDGAAQGEALHGGLANAGAVFRRGSLVERPAPPTARALHAHLRALKEHGFDAAPTPVRLTTEGREQLTYVPGDVALPPLPRWAMTETALRSVGSLLRRLHDAGAAITVDTRAAWPQALADPEGGTMLCHNDVCPENVVFRDGRATALIDFDLAAPGRPLWDVAMAARYWVPMLDPESAAALHPAGLDVPKRLRLLADSYGLSRQQRAELPGVIEQATASCRAFVADRVAGGDPVYTQVLSQRDGWRRWDRVQEWLVAHREVFMTTLLD; from the coding sequence ATGACGTCGGAGGAGGACGGGGCGGCACAGGGCGAAGCACTGCACGGCGGCCTGGCGAACGCGGGCGCGGTCTTCCGCCGCGGTTCCCTGGTGGAACGCCCGGCGCCGCCCACTGCGCGCGCCCTTCACGCCCACCTCCGCGCGCTCAAGGAGCACGGCTTCGACGCGGCTCCGACCCCGGTCCGGCTCACCACGGAAGGCCGCGAGCAGCTGACCTACGTCCCCGGCGATGTTGCCCTGCCGCCGCTTCCCCGCTGGGCGATGACGGAGACCGCTCTGCGTTCGGTGGGGAGCCTGCTGCGACGCCTGCACGACGCCGGCGCGGCCATCACCGTGGACACCCGCGCCGCGTGGCCCCAGGCTCTGGCCGACCCGGAGGGAGGAACGATGCTGTGCCACAACGACGTGTGCCCGGAAAATGTCGTCTTCCGCGACGGTCGGGCCACGGCCCTGATCGATTTCGACCTGGCGGCACCAGGACGACCACTGTGGGATGTCGCCATGGCCGCCCGCTACTGGGTCCCCATGCTCGATCCCGAGTCTGCGGCAGCCCTCCACCCGGCCGGGCTGGACGTCCCGAAGCGACTGCGACTCCTCGCCGACAGCTACGGCCTGTCCCGGCAGCAGCGCGCTGAACTGCCCGGAGTCATTGAACAGGCCACCGCGTCCTGCCGGGCCTTCGTCGCCGACCGCGTGGCCGGCGGTGACCCTGTCTACACACAGGTGCTGTCCCAGCGCGATGGTTGGCGACGGTGGGACCGCGTTCAGGAGTGGCTCGTGGCCCACCGCGAGGTGTTCATGACCACCCTGCTGGACTGA
- a CDS encoding VOC family protein: MAIQRMDNVGIVVEDMEAAIAFFVELGMELEGRAEIEGPFADQCTGLDGVRCDIAMVRAPDGHGRLELAKYRSPAVISTGPRNRPHNVLGTHRVMFAVDDVEDTVARLRPHGAELVGEIARFEDSYLLCYVRGPEGIIVGLAEQLR, from the coding sequence ATGGCGATTCAGCGGATGGACAACGTCGGCATCGTCGTCGAGGACATGGAGGCCGCCATCGCGTTCTTCGTGGAACTCGGCATGGAGCTGGAAGGCAGGGCGGAGATCGAGGGCCCCTTCGCCGACCAGTGCACCGGACTCGACGGCGTCCGCTGTGACATCGCGATGGTCCGGGCCCCGGACGGCCACGGCCGGCTCGAACTGGCGAAGTACCGCAGCCCCGCGGTGATCAGCACCGGGCCGCGCAACCGGCCGCACAACGTTCTGGGCACGCACCGCGTCATGTTCGCCGTCGACGACGTCGAGGACACCGTTGCCCGCCTGCGCCCTCACGGCGCCGAACTCGTCGGCGAGATCGCCCGGTTCGAGGACAGTTACCTGCTCTGCTACGTCCGCGGCCCGGAGGGCATCATCGTCGGTCTGGCCGAGCAACTGCGTTGA
- a CDS encoding DUF6243 family protein, whose product MTVSKNINNPVGMGGGQRKKLSRTERQNNGPHRNLDRQSAADQKAELVRKMREKAGAAEGAGQADDDTAQS is encoded by the coding sequence GTGACCGTGAGCAAGAACATCAACAACCCCGTGGGCATGGGCGGCGGCCAGCGAAAGAAGCTGTCCCGCACCGAACGGCAGAACAACGGTCCGCACCGCAACCTCGACCGCCAGAGTGCAGCCGACCAGAAGGCGGAGCTGGTGCGCAAGATGCGCGAGAAGGCAGGCGCAGCTGAAGGCGCCGGGCAGGCGGACGACGACACCGCACAGAGCTGA
- a CDS encoding phosphotransferase produces the protein MEPSELHRAVEAGRATAAKLGLQADDAIVVHNSDRVALRLIPCDVLARVAPSGHLADSEFEVEVARRLADVDAPVAELDPRAEPRAYVRGAFAVSLWTYYEPMGSEIAPADYADVFLRHHSALRRIDLEAPHVTDRIAVALREVTDRERSPELPDSDRELLSGTLSGLSATISTGEARDQLLHGEPHPGNLLNTRRGPLFVDLATCCRGPVEFDLAHAPEEVGKHYAGADHGLIHRCRALNWAMFSAWRWRRDDHMPDRDHWRVEGLNRVRAALDRCGLS, from the coding sequence GTGGAGCCATCAGAACTCCACCGCGCAGTTGAAGCAGGACGGGCGACCGCCGCAAAGCTGGGCCTTCAGGCCGACGATGCGATCGTCGTCCACAACTCGGACCGCGTCGCGCTGCGCCTGATCCCTTGCGATGTCCTGGCTCGGGTCGCTCCTTCGGGACACCTGGCCGATTCCGAGTTCGAGGTGGAGGTCGCCCGCCGCCTCGCCGATGTCGACGCTCCGGTGGCTGAGCTGGACCCTCGGGCCGAGCCCCGCGCCTATGTACGTGGTGCCTTCGCCGTCTCGCTCTGGACCTACTACGAACCGATGGGCTCAGAGATCGCGCCGGCCGACTACGCGGATGTGTTCCTGCGACACCACTCCGCCCTGCGCCGGATCGATCTGGAAGCACCGCATGTCACCGATCGCATCGCCGTAGCGTTGAGAGAGGTGACCGACCGGGAGCGGTCCCCCGAGCTGCCCGATTCTGACCGGGAACTCCTCAGCGGCACACTCAGTGGACTGAGCGCCACGATCAGCACCGGGGAAGCCCGCGACCAGTTGTTGCACGGTGAGCCGCATCCGGGCAACCTCCTGAACACGCGGAGAGGGCCGCTTTTCGTAGACCTTGCCACGTGCTGCCGCGGGCCGGTCGAGTTCGATCTCGCCCATGCGCCCGAAGAGGTGGGGAAGCACTACGCGGGGGCTGACCACGGTCTGATTCACCGGTGCCGCGCCCTGAACTGGGCGATGTTCTCGGCCTGGCGCTGGCGCCGGGACGACCACATGCCCGACCGGGACCACTGGAGAGTGGAGGGGCTCAATCGGGTTCGTGCCGCACTCGATCGCTGCGGACTGAGCTGA
- a CDS encoding SDR family oxidoreductase produces MRVFVTGGTGFIGSAVVRDLIESGHEVLALARSEASAASLQAAGATAHPGSLEETERVRDGAAGSDAAIHTAFDNRSIARFPRNSRIERAALQAVAEVFAGTDRPLVAAGGFAPVITSGPVCTEDDPASPNVGPVGRNVERTIMGLAESGVNASIVRMPCVHGDGDRFTLPRFIELARKKGTSGYVGQGENRLPAVHHTDAARVFRLAVERGARAGRYHAVAEEGVPYRSIAEVIGRRLGVPAVSMSPLKARRHFGLYTAYAEGDGPASSTATRELLGWVPEGPGLLEDLDRPAYFTS; encoded by the coding sequence ATGCGTGTCTTCGTCACAGGTGGCACCGGCTTCATCGGCTCCGCGGTCGTGCGCGATTTGATCGAGTCGGGGCACGAAGTCCTGGCCCTGGCCCGCTCGGAGGCTTCCGCTGCGTCACTTCAGGCGGCAGGTGCCACGGCACACCCAGGCAGCCTGGAAGAGACCGAGCGCGTGCGCGACGGAGCCGCCGGCAGCGACGCGGCGATTCACACCGCGTTCGACAACAGGAGCATCGCCAGGTTCCCCCGAAACAGCCGCATCGAGCGCGCCGCTCTGCAGGCCGTCGCAGAGGTGTTTGCCGGCACGGACCGGCCGCTGGTCGCGGCCGGCGGATTCGCACCCGTCATCACGTCCGGACCGGTCTGCACCGAAGACGACCCGGCTTCCCCCAACGTGGGCCCCGTCGGACGCAATGTCGAGCGCACGATCATGGGCTTGGCGGAGTCGGGCGTGAACGCATCGATCGTGCGGATGCCGTGCGTACACGGCGATGGTGACCGATTCACGCTCCCTCGCTTCATCGAACTCGCCCGCAAAAAGGGCACATCGGGCTACGTCGGCCAGGGTGAGAACCGGTTGCCGGCCGTTCACCACACGGATGCGGCTCGTGTGTTCCGGCTCGCCGTCGAGCGCGGTGCCCGGGCCGGCCGCTACCACGCCGTTGCGGAAGAAGGAGTGCCCTACCGGTCGATCGCCGAAGTCATCGGCCGCCGTCTCGGGGTACCGGCGGTCAGCATGTCGCCGCTCAAGGCCCGTCGCCATTTCGGCCTGTACACGGCCTACGCGGAAGGAGACGGGCCGGCGTCGAGCACCGCTACCCGAGAACTGCTCGGCTGGGTACCCGAGGGACCGGGGCTACTGGAGGACCTCGACCGACCCGCGTACTTCACCAGCTGA
- a CDS encoding nuclear transport factor 2 family protein: MDDEAEFPVWLAEAAIGLAEGDVDTWLQMYADDAVHEFPFAAAGDVRRLEGKSRIRAHMSAMGGSVQFGTLDDITVRELGEEVMIEAEGHHFDAATGDPFDIRYLWIIARRDGLVTRLKDYMGPRRPAGGAV, translated from the coding sequence ATGGACGACGAAGCGGAATTCCCCGTCTGGCTGGCGGAGGCCGCGATCGGCCTCGCTGAAGGCGATGTCGACACCTGGCTGCAGATGTACGCCGATGACGCTGTGCATGAGTTCCCGTTTGCCGCAGCCGGTGACGTCCGCCGGCTCGAAGGCAAGTCCCGGATTCGCGCCCACATGTCCGCGATGGGCGGCAGCGTGCAGTTCGGCACCCTGGACGACATCACGGTGCGTGAGCTGGGCGAGGAGGTGATGATCGAGGCCGAGGGGCACCATTTCGATGCGGCCACTGGTGATCCCTTCGACATCCGCTACCTGTGGATCATCGCGCGGCGCGACGGCCTCGTGACCCGGCTGAAGGACTACATGGGGCCGCGGCGTCCCGCTGGAGGGGCAGTCTGA
- a CDS encoding TetR/AcrR family transcriptional regulator: MSPKKPISITDPKSEKVRRGRPAVPRDRILGAADELLAASTAPNTVTMDDIAAAAGVGKGTLFRAFGSRDGLLDALFAARLEPWREDLHRAGSPIGPDVPAADRVVSILEQLLNFKLENPGLLAAREMSGTSLLAAPHYVWVHTVLRDLLEQAGFRAQSAEYTAHLLLGGLQVELIATLKASGCSEADIRHALVSTARRILTMPTDT, encoded by the coding sequence ATGAGTCCCAAAAAGCCTATCAGCATTACGGACCCAAAGTCCGAAAAGGTTCGGCGGGGGCGTCCCGCGGTCCCCCGCGACCGCATCCTGGGCGCCGCCGACGAGCTCCTGGCCGCCTCCACGGCCCCCAACACGGTCACGATGGACGACATCGCGGCAGCCGCCGGGGTCGGCAAGGGCACGCTCTTCCGGGCCTTCGGAAGCCGAGACGGCTTGCTGGACGCACTGTTCGCGGCACGCCTGGAACCCTGGCGCGAGGATCTCCACCGCGCCGGGTCCCCGATCGGCCCCGATGTGCCGGCAGCCGACCGGGTCGTGTCGATCCTGGAGCAGCTGCTGAACTTCAAGCTGGAGAACCCGGGCCTGCTCGCGGCGCGCGAGATGAGCGGTACGAGCCTGCTGGCAGCCCCGCACTACGTATGGGTGCACACGGTGTTGCGCGACCTGCTGGAGCAGGCGGGCTTCCGAGCGCAGTCGGCGGAATACACGGCTCACCTGCTCCTCGGGGGGCTCCAGGTCGAACTCATCGCCACGCTCAAGGCCTCCGGATGCTCCGAGGCCGACATCAGGCACGCGCTCGTGAGCACTGCACGCCGCATTCTCACCATGCCCACGGACACCTGA